Sequence from the Arcobacter sp. CECT 8986 genome:
TATCAATTATACAACTTCTAAAAAAGTATAATTCTGATATGATATAATAAGAAAAATAACAAAAAGTGGTAACCTATGAATATTGATTTAAAAGAATTAAAAACCATAACATTGTTATATGTAGAAGATGATGAGATGACAAAAGCACAAACGATTAGTGTTTTTGAAAAGATATTCCAAAAAGTACTTACAGCTAGTGATGGAGAAGAAGGCTTAGAACTTTTTAATAAAAATATTGACTCTATTGATGCTATTGTTACAGATTTGAATCTTCCTAAAATGACTGGATTAAAAATGGCAGAAGAGATTCATAAAATTTCTCAAAATGTTCCAGTAATTTTCACAACGGCTTACACAGATGAAGATACACTATTAAAAGCAATTTCATTAAATGTAGATAGCTACATAACAAAACCTATTAAAATAAAAGATTTAACAGAAACTATTTTAATGTATGTAAAAAAATATAGAGAGAAGCAAAATCTTTATGATACAACAAAAGCTTTAGCAAGTGAGATGAAAACAACTAGAAAAGATTATGATAAATTAAAAGACAAATTTGACATAATAGAAAAAAAACTAGATTTTTATAAATTTTTGTCTGAACAATTTATTGCTTATGTCAAACTAGATAGTTATGGAGTAATTCAAAGTGTTTCACCCCAATTTATAAATATTTATAAATATCCAATGAGTGACTTAATTGGTAAACCAATTAGTACAATTACAAATAATGCTTCAAATATTCAAAAAAAGATGCTTGAAGTACTAAAGAAAAAAGAGGCACTTGGATTTGAAGAGAAGTTTATTACTTTTGATAAAGAGGAGTTTACATTTCATAATATAATATATCCTCTTTATGAAAACAGTGATGAATATGCTACTGGGTATATGATTTATCAATCACTGGCGAGATAAAATTACTCTCCTGATATCATCTCACCTTTATATCCCATCACACCATTTTGTAGATTTGAAACTGATTTAAACCCCATTTCTTTCATTATTTTTTGGCAATAAGCACTTCTACTACCACTTAGACAATATACAATAGTTGGTTTATCTTTTTGATTTTCTATTTGCTCTAAACTTTGATAAAAAGAAGTTGTAGGTACTAAATAATCAACACCTTTTATTCTTTGACCTACCCACTCCATCCACTCTCTATTATCCACAAGATTAAATTCAACATAATTTAACTCTCTTGCTTCTAATAAAGCCTCTAACTCATCAGAATCAATAACAGGTTTTGATAATAACTCTTCACACTGTTGTCTTGATAAACCTTTTGAGTGAGAATGAGCAGCTTCTTTTAACTCTTCTTCTTTTTTTAACTCTTGGGCATACTCTTTTGTACAGTAAATACCACAGTGACAAGAACCTTTAGTTGGAATTTCAGTTTCTAAAGCTGGAGTACATGGACATAATCTATTTTCACCATTGCTTTTTTGTTCTTCTAAAGTATTTCCAACTACCATAAAACATGGACAAAATCTTGTACCATAAATCATTTGATTTCTTGTAAGACCTTGTTGGATTGATTCATTTATCTCTTCGTTTGGATTAAAAACTAAATTATGTTTTTCAATAACATCTTCTGTGAATTTTTTTGTAAGTTCAAATTGTGTTTGGAATTCTTCTGAATTCATATCAATTTTTTTAATCATAAATACCCTTAAGTAATACTTTTTTTCGTATTATAAACAATTTTTGTTTAAATTATTTGAAGTATTTAATTATAAGTTTTTCTTAATTTATTTTTAATGTATTTTATAAGAAAAAGTAAATTAAAAAGTAGGAAAATTTTCAATAGAAACGGACAATCTATCTAAAAACTCATCTCTAGTTATGCACTTTGCTCCAAGTGATTGTAAGTGATTTGTAGGAGTTTGACAATCAAGTAAACTAAAGCCATTTTTTTTCAATCTTTGTACTAGATGATATAAAGCTACTTTTGAAGCATCACTTTTTTTTGCAAACATTGACTCACCACAAAACATATCACCAATTACTAAGCCATATCCTCCACCAACTAATTTTCCATCATAATAGCTTTCAAAAGAGTGTGCATATCCTAAATTATGTAGATTTGTATAAGCTTCTATAAGTTCATCTTGAAGCCAAGTTCCATCTTGGTCTGGTCTAAACATATTTTTACACTCAATCATCACTTGAGTAAAATTTGTATCAAATTTTATTTCAAATTTCTCTTTTTTGATTACTTTTGCAAGACT
This genomic interval carries:
- a CDS encoding response regulator, whose amino-acid sequence is MNIDLKELKTITLLYVEDDEMTKAQTISVFEKIFQKVLTASDGEEGLELFNKNIDSIDAIVTDLNLPKMTGLKMAEEIHKISQNVPVIFTTAYTDEDTLLKAISLNVDSYITKPIKIKDLTETILMYVKKYREKQNLYDTTKALASEMKTTRKDYDKLKDKFDIIEKKLDFYKFLSEQFIAYVKLDSYGVIQSVSPQFINIYKYPMSDLIGKPISTITNNASNIQKKMLEVLKKKEALGFEEKFITFDKEEFTFHNIIYPLYENSDEYATGYMIYQSLAR
- a CDS encoding ferredoxin-thioredoxin reductase catalytic domain-containing protein, whose product is MIKKIDMNSEEFQTQFELTKKFTEDVIEKHNLVFNPNEEINESIQQGLTRNQMIYGTRFCPCFMVVGNTLEEQKSNGENRLCPCTPALETEIPTKGSCHCGIYCTKEYAQELKKEEELKEAAHSHSKGLSRQQCEELLSKPVIDSDELEALLEARELNYVEFNLVDNREWMEWVGQRIKGVDYLVPTTSFYQSLEQIENQKDKPTIVYCLSGSRSAYCQKIMKEMGFKSVSNLQNGVMGYKGEMISGE
- the aat gene encoding leucyl/phenylalanyl-tRNA--protein transferase, giving the protein MQIPPLTDDVYTFPNPRLACDEGILAYGGDLTPARLISAYANGIFPWYNEDEPILWWSPNPRLIMELDEFKLSKSLAKVIKKEKFEIKFDTNFTQVMIECKNMFRPDQDGTWLQDELIEAYTNLHNLGYAHSFESYYDGKLVGGGYGLVIGDMFCGESMFAKKSDASKVALYHLVQRLKKNGFSLLDCQTPTNHLQSLGAKCITRDEFLDRLSVSIENFPTF